The stretch of DNA cctcatcctctttccctgatctctccctcttcaAATCCTCCCTGtttccctcctcctgcaggcCCTTCTCCCTCATGGCCTCCTTGTAAGCTCTGTTCAGGCAGGCCAGGTTGTGAATAGCTAGCCAAGGTTCAGATGATATCCTCTGCCTGGGAGGTGGAGTGAGGCTCAGCGGACCCAGCTCACAGGAGggatgtctgctgctgctgctgatactgctgctgtcactgcctcGTTTGCCTGTTGGAGACAAAAAAGACCATTTAAATCACACATATTGGTTTTTGTGTTCTTTTCCAGTCTGAGTGTTTTTAAGGTAAGCTTCACCTCACCCTGGCAACACATTTTCATCCTTTCTCCACAGGAATGAGCGTGCAGCTAATGATTTTTTAACCAATGGCAAACAGCATTTGTTCTTATCTGTCTAGACTTGCCTTTGCTAaacactgctctgctgtgtgagggAAGAAAACAGTGTCTGCATACAGACTTGACTGTACTCAACATATACTTTATTGACTGCTAAATTAAAGTGAGTGTTCACACTTGACCTTTGCAAACAACCACTGACAATTTTTTGTGGTGAGGTGTTATCTACTCAGGTGATTtgcctttttaaataaatgactgtGCAGATATTAGCACAGGAAAGAAGGCAGATGCATGGGTTGGTATTTTGAGAGGTGCTCAAGGAAAAGCAGACATGATGTTTAACTTTTTTTCCTTGTTCTGTCTCAGTCTGGTGCTGAGATTCGTCAGCCTTACTCACTGGTTCCTCTGAAGTTGAAGATGTTTTCTCCCTCTGGTGAGTTAGGCGAGCCCGTCTTGAGGATGATGTCGGACGGGGACATGCAGGACACCGGCGAGGTGTCCGGGGAGGGAAGAACATTCAGGTAACGCCTGGTCACCGGGCCTCCATTCACACCCATCTCCgtggcgatgatgatgatgtcacgaCCCCTGGCCTGGCAGGCATCCATGAGCACCTGGTGGATGTACACCCTGCCTATTTTATGCTACTTTACACACAGCACAATGATATCATCATCTCTTTTGTTTATATTGGATCTCTTGCTGACCTTCAGCGTGGGCTGGTGCTGCGCATTGATGGCGTAAACCAAAGCTGAGGCCCCAGAGTAGTCCTCCATGCTGGGGTCGGCTCCTGCGGCCAGGAGTGTGGACGCCACCTGAGCTCCTGCTCGCTCCATGCAGGCATACATTAGGGCAGTACGGCCGGCCCGATCCTGGGCATTAGGATCTGCCTGATTGGTGTAAATAATGCTTCAGTCAGAAAATCTAAATTCAAGATGGAGAGTGGTTTTGTgtgaataaagtgtgtgtttttaaattccAGAATGCACTGAATATGTTGATGAAAAGTTGGATACATCAGAAACCTATTTGCTATGCATTAAAAGTAAACTTTTCCCCATTTTTATACATTACAAACACACCTAAATCAATAAACAGTTAAATTCAGAAGTGAAAATTAAGTGTGCTCTCCGTTGAAATAGAAAGTATTTATCTGCCGGCTGACCTTGTTTTGCAGCAGGTATGTGAGGAGTTTAACGGTCTCAGGCCCGGCAGGCTCCCCTCTCAGGGCCTTACAGGCAGCCAGCAGAGCCGTCTCTCCTCTGGGGTTGCGCCCGTTGACCTGAGCTCCACCTTCCACCAGCAGGCGGACCAGGCGCAGCTTACACGAGGATGCTGCACTGATGAGGgggctgcagtcagagaggCGGTCCCCCATCTCCTGACGAAAAATACTGATATTTTACCTTAAAGTCAAATTAAATTATTGTGAATACAAATagtaaacatacacaaaaacaaggTTTATAACCAGGTATATATTCCACATTACACAAATGCCATAATTACCTTAATGCTCCCTTTTCAGTGGCGTTTCCTTTTCTATGAACAAACACTAATCTTGAGCCATCTTATTCAAAAAGTATCCATTTTTCCAGTATTTATCTTAATTTGCGGAGGATTTCTTCTGGATAGAGCATCCTCTTGTGTCCAGCCAGCAGCAAACTGTAGAGCATAAAGTGAATCTGTCCTGATCTGTCCCCTCCTCTTACCTGCTGGGTCGAGGGGAGGTTCGGCAAGTGTTCAAAGCCATAAACAGTTTTGAGCCTGAAATGTCACCTGTTGCAAACGCTGCACTACAAACAGCCGGAGGCCCTTTGATATGAGTCAGCTTTGAACAGTCCTCATCTGCCTTGTGACCACCATCTGTGTTCAAACACGTGTAGGCAGAGACAGATGAGACACAAAACTCACTGCAGCTCGTTTATATCTAAAAATCACTTGTTCCATGTTTTGTATTTCTGTGGATTTATCTCTTTTGTTCTCTGCAAAGTGCCGAGCAGCTGCCCTGTTATATAAAATATTTGATTGGAATGATTTCAAAATGACAGAGGGAATGAGAGGAAGGaagtaaaagcaaaaaaaagaacattttaaatgatATCCAGGGCTTGAAAAGGACAAGAGATGCTCCATTAAATGAATGTGTCTTTTATTAAAGCTACATCCACAACCACAAAACGAGTACAGATCTATGAATGCAGAATTGGATATTTATTTAGAAatcattaacatttaaaaacaggaacAGGATTTTAGGACCTTTAGATCTGCTGCCAAAGGTTGTTTccaaacatcagcagcagagagtcaaatGAGGCAAACCGTCTGAACAAAGACTGTGAAGCTGTTCATTAAAGGAGCTTTAAAACCCCCGATtcaaataaacaacattttaataaggaaatgcaaaaaaaaaaaaaatcaggggcAGAACAGATGCAGATTAGAGTGGACAGTGACGCTCACCAGTGTGTTTGGTATTATAATTATCCTACATGTACACATTTAGTCCAGGAGCTTACATCTCAGACCTTCAGGAAGTGGAGCAGGAAGAGGCAGCGGTCTGAGGGTGTGAGATCAGGTGAGCGTGTTGGAAATCCACATTCTTGAACGGCAGCCATCACCGGCGTGCTGACTTGTTATTTTCAAATGCCTGAAACAGAACTGCATGTGCAAATAACAAGAACTGGATCTCCTTCTACTTAGACCAGTGATTAGGACTAcaaacatggtgcacacactgcacacactgacataGAGTCATAAAAGCCTGGCCTTATACGAAGCCTATGGATtagaaattacaaaaaaaaaggtaaaagtcAGTGAAAGAAACATAAATATATCTAAAAACGAATAAATAATAGGACAAACATTAACCAGCTCTATTGAGTTATTTTCTAAATAGGAACTAAAAGTAGGTGAGCATGTATTAATATTGTAATAATATTGATAGGTGGCCTATAAATCACCCAAAAACCGACTGAGCCTCCCTCGGTGTGCCTGCTCTCATTAGAAAGAAAGATAATTAGCATACCgaggggaaaaaagtggaagtgGTTACGTAAGCCCTACGTCACGGTTTATTTATGTCTCTGGGCCAATAAAATCTGTTCAGCCGTCATGACGTAATGTGATCTACTCCAGAATAGCGCGCGGCGGCGGAGCAGCAACCACAACGGgtgtgctctgtttttttttttttaaaaagacaaaatccgCCGTTTCCGCTGTCCAATGTGTTGTTTATCACCGGTGCCGGGTTGGTTCGGGCCGGAGTCAGACCGGCAGTAGAGGGCGGGCGGGATGTCGGCGCTGAAGGAGAACCAGTGTTACGGACTGTCCAGCGGTAAACTGTGCCGCGGCGGCAAGGTCTCCGTTCTACACGTTAAACTCACTGACAGCGCGGCAAGAGCCATTGAAACCTTTCAGAACTGCAAGGTGGGTCATTTCCTCCAAATATTTGAgcatttttgttgtttcactTTTTTGCTGAGAACGTTACTTTGAAAGGAAAGGAAGGCACACAACCCCGCTAAGAAGCGCTAAGAAGCGGGGTTGTGTGGGGCTTTTCGGCCGAAGTTCACCAGCAGCGTCCCcgggctgttgttgttgttgttgctgtgtccCTACAAGAAGCTATTTTCTGACCCGAAAATACATGTTGCATAATGTAACGCGGAAACGCTTCGCTGCTTGTTACAGCTGCCGTTACAAGGTTAGTATTATGAATGCTGATCAGTccaggagagaagaaaagaggctGTGGGGGGAGACGGCTGGTTGTAGTAAGAGGAGGAGGGTCAGAGTTAGGGATTTAAACAGATGGgagtgtttcctttttttctcctaaacagacacagagttcCCCTCCACGTtaggacagatggacagattcTAAATCACTGGAAGCAGTTAAACAGAAATGAATCAGACGCTGcaggaagcagagagcagtcacgTACACTTCCTCTATTCAGTCATTCCAAGTAAACACACTGGAAACCCCTCAGTGAAGAAATTATATCTGCCTCTCTTATTTCTGATGGAGGCTGAAAAACCACACTGACTTCTCTCTGTCAAGAAGAGGGGAAAACACCTGACAAcgcagaacagacacacacacacacacacacacacacacacacacacacacactgtgctgctggtTTCTTTATTTAGCATTAAGTGTGCCGATCCAGAACCTACTTGGCCTGATCTCAGATCAACAAAAACCACTTCCCCGCACTCACTGTACACTTATCAACAGGTGAACTTACAAATCCTCTCTGTTAAAAAAAGGCCCCTCAGATCGTAGTCATGCATACtttctgtttgtgctgcaaACGTCTCACTTTGTTCTGTCATTTCTGCTGTTTCTCCCCCCTACAGGCTAATTCACCCCACCGGGACATGACAGGCTGTTATTTCATCTTATTCTCATGTGACGGGCTGCTGTATTTGCACAGCAGGGTCTAATAACCTTGTAGCCTTTACAGCTCagattgtatttatttgaaggaCCTCTGCAGGGGTCACAGGGATAAAAGGAAGGCTGTGGAGAAGTCACACTCGTCATGTAACATCTATAAACAGATGCAGGCATATGATTCAGCAGGCACGGGACACGATTTATGGTTTCCTGTTTGTCTGAGTTGCGTTGACCAGTCATTTTTGAGGTAgcaaacattttgtgttttgtttccacACAAACTATCATGTTGCATTTGTCAGACTGTTAATAGACAGTATCATAGTATAGTAGTTTCAAGTTTTTACTTGGATTGTAGAAGAAGTCTGGTACACAGAAGAGGCAATGTTGGCCTGGACAGTTCCCAGTTCAACCACGTCCAATTTCTTCTGACATCAGTGTGCAAGGAGCAGCTATTGCTAAGCTAATTTCtttatacattttaaaccaaaaGAGAAATAAGACATGTAAGTGATATAGACACACCTAAGTGACACCGCTTCAGGCACAGATGGGTGAATTCTTGTGAGCTCACACAACAATCCATCCTGCCAGGCTTTAAGCTAAGCAGACCAATCACAATCGTGTGCAGAGTTTAAGGTGCAGCGATTGTATTGAGCTTAGTTGAGCAGAGATAGACTTAGTTTCACCCACACATAACAAAACTGTTTCCTAAAGTCCTGTGTATGAAGGCAA from Parambassis ranga chromosome 22, fParRan2.1, whole genome shotgun sequence encodes:
- the LOC114427791 gene encoding ankyrin repeat domain-containing protein 34B, which gives rise to MGDRLSDCSPLISAASSCKLRLVRLLVEGGAQVNGRNPRGETALLAACKALRGEPAGPETVKLLTYLLQNKADPNAQDRAGRTALMYACMERAGAQVASTLLAAGADPSMEDYSGASALVYAINAQHQPTLKHKIGRVYIHQVLMDACQARGRDIIIIATEMGVNGGPVTRRYLNVLPSPDTSPVSCMSPSDIILKTGSPNSPEGENIFNFRGTSKRGSDSSSISSSSRHPSCELGPLSLTPPPRQRISSEPWLAIHNLACLNRAYKEAMREKGLQEEGNREDLKRERSGKEDEEPHFHHARRESRDNRYAGKNYSSCSHEGFSLRTSQSVLSLTETSSTHASSVVRNRCLTPEGPTPDTKLPACPSTHSQLRRNTLPSFTVVPPLLHLPPLLNQSDSHLRVPTQLSPSKNRTVVFLPHPPSSAPSSCSPRAPARAALLPPLPLTSSVTSLAAPSAYSERSRRSLRRCSVQLEKHI